Proteins encoded by one window of uncultured Draconibacterium sp.:
- a CDS encoding rod shape-determining protein — MGLFSFLTQEIAIDLGTANTIIIHNDKIVVDEPSIVAIDLKTEKMVAIGEKARQMQGKTHANLKTIRPLRDGVIADFNAAEQMIRGMIKMINPKSRMFSPALKMVICIPSGSTEVEIRAVRDSSEHAGGREVYMVYEPLAAAIGIGLDVEAPEGNMVVDIGGGTTEIAVISLGGIVTNKSIRIAGDDLTADIMEYMRHQHNIKIGERTAEEIKIHVGSALSQLKDAPPDYVVQGPNQMTALPIEVPVSYQEIAHCLEKSISKIETAVLSALEQTPPELYADIVVKGIWLAGGGALLKGLDKRLTDKIGIPFHIAEDPLRAVVRGTGIALKNVENFSFLIR; from the coding sequence ATGGGTTTATTTTCATTTTTAACGCAGGAGATAGCAATTGACCTTGGAACGGCCAATACTATTATCATCCATAATGATAAAATTGTAGTGGACGAACCTTCGATTGTAGCCATCGATCTGAAAACAGAAAAGATGGTTGCAATTGGTGAGAAAGCAAGGCAGATGCAAGGGAAGACGCACGCAAACTTAAAGACGATCAGGCCATTGCGCGATGGTGTGATTGCCGACTTTAATGCTGCCGAGCAAATGATTAGGGGGATGATTAAAATGATTAACCCGAAGTCGAGGATGTTTTCTCCGGCTTTAAAAATGGTAATTTGTATCCCGTCAGGAAGTACCGAAGTTGAAATCCGTGCGGTACGCGACTCGTCGGAACATGCCGGTGGTCGCGAGGTATACATGGTTTACGAACCACTGGCCGCTGCAATTGGTATTGGTTTAGATGTGGAAGCTCCTGAAGGAAATATGGTAGTGGATATAGGTGGTGGTACTACCGAGATTGCGGTAATCTCGCTTGGTGGTATTGTTACCAATAAATCAATCCGTATAGCCGGCGACGATCTTACTGCCGACATTATGGAATATATGCGTCATCAACACAATATTAAAATTGGTGAACGTACCGCAGAAGAAATAAAAATTCATGTAGGTTCGGCTTTGTCGCAGTTGAAAGATGCACCACCTGATTATGTGGTTCAGGGGCCAAACCAAATGACAGCTTTGCCAATTGAGGTTCCGGTTTCGTACCAGGAAATTGCTCATTGTCTGGAAAAATCGATATCGAAAATTGAAACAGCTGTTTTGAGTGCCTTGGAGCAAACACCACCTGAATTGTATGCCGATATTGTTGTAAAAGGAATTTGGCTGGCAGGTGGTGGTGCCCTCTTAAAAGGACTTGATAAACGATTGACCGACAAAATTGGTATTCCGTTCCATATTGCTGAAGACCCGTTAAGGGCAGTTGTAAGAGGTACGGGTATTGCACTGAAGAATGTAGAAAACTTCTCATTCCTTATCCGCTAA